A window from Mixophyes fleayi isolate aMixFle1 chromosome 12, aMixFle1.hap1, whole genome shotgun sequence encodes these proteins:
- the LOC142108281 gene encoding olfactory receptor 6N2-like, with protein MTISNHSDVTQFIIIGFPDLNGAHGLLFGLLSIIYIFTLSGNATVFTLICTHPRLHIPLYLFVAILSFLEIWYTNIIIPKMLTNLLDDKMILYTGCLLQIYFVHGLGITETFLLTAMAFDRYMAICNPLRYPSIMTIACCFQLAACCWVVGFLVSLTQVILLSHLSFCGSNKIDHIFCDSTPLMNLACSDTSLNVTVDFTINSFILFSSFTCIILSYIKIISAVFKIKSIEGRKKAFSTCGTHLTVVLLFFGSVGFMYIRLTKNNSGNYDRAMAVIYSVLTPMCNPVIYSLRNREIRELFRKMLTVSL; from the coding sequence ATGACCATTTCAAACCATTCTGATGTTACTCAATTCATCATTATAGGTTTTCCTGATCTCAATGGCGCTCATGGTCTATTGTTTGGCCTTCTGAGTATTATCTACATCTTCACACTTAGTGGTAATGCCACAGTATTCACCCTCATCTGCACTCACCCTCGACTGCATATTCCTCTCTACCTCTTTGTGGCTATACTTTCCTTCCTGGAAATCTGGTACACAAACATCATTATTcccaaaatgctgacaaatttgCTGGATGACAAAATGATCTTATATACTGGCTGTCTGCTGCAAATCTATTTTGTTCATGGTTTAGGTATCACGGAAACCTTTCTTCTAACGGCAATGGCCTTTGACCGCTACATGGCCATATGTAATCCACTAAGGTACCCATCCATAATGACTATTGCCTGTTGTTTTCAGTTAGCAGCTTGTTGCTGGGTTGTAGGATTTCTTGTATCTTTAACTCAAGTCATCTTGCTGTCTCACCTTTCCTTCTGTGGCTCAAACAAAATTGATCATATCTTCTGTGACTCTACTCCATTGATGAACTTGGCATGTTCTGACACTTCACTCAATGTCACCGTAGATTTTACCATCAACTCATTTATTCTATTCTCTTCATTTACCTGTATCATCCTGTCCTACATCAAAATCATTTCTGCTGTATTCAAAATAAAATCCATCGAGGGCAGGAAAAAGGCTTTTTCTACATGTGGAACTCATCTCACAGTGGTCCTACTTTTTTTTGGCAGTGTGGGGTTTATGTATATTAGACTGACCAAAAATAACTCTGGCAACTATGATCGCGCGATGGCTGTGATTTACTCAGTTCTAACGCCAATGTGCAATCCAGTCATTTATAGTCTTCGGAATCGAGAAATTAGAGAACTATTTAGGAAAATGTTAACTGTATCATTGTAG